A window of the Phalacrocorax carbo chromosome 26, bPhaCar2.1, whole genome shotgun sequence genome harbors these coding sequences:
- the LOC135317445 gene encoding uncharacterized protein LOC135317445 translates to MAGGDGYPASRLGSWADTLGYRMGPQRAKYEAERGKSSQRSSEVLKEILKDLDKAALEMDRETAENEALQEGGSHAVPVSDDRRGAIQSVEVPGVDGTRNRNAMDPKAFQKYCIEGAVAVVGSILLGMVFCCVIRLWRKRRRRLAAASRARPDTSSCPSHPDTWTAHPSTSKSWTQHQQPSHVPGKAAHQPRSTGGEPASTSPDGRPARPPPPRPKWLSNSASQVLRDRPSTLRAPEKRQPPPRPPSPFLQPSCKGLGQSRQDMDLGSNGECEGL, encoded by the exons ATGGCTGGAGGCGATGGATATCCAGCTTCCCGTCTGGGTTCCTGGGCTGACACGCTGGGATATCGCATGG GTCCCCAAAGAGCAAAGTATGAAGCTGAAAGAGGCAAGTCTTCCCAGCGGTCATCAGAAGTCCTGAAGGAAATCCTGAAGGACCTGGACAAGGCAGCGCTTG AGATGGACCGTGAGACTGCGGAGAATGAGGCGCTTCAGGAAGGAGGCAGTCACGCGGTGCCAGTCTCTGATGACAGAAGAGGGGCAATTCAGTCAGTGGAGGTGCCAG GCGTGGATGGCACgagaaacagaaatgctatGGATCCAAAAGCTTTCCAGAAGTACTGCATAGAAGGCGCCGTGGCGGTCGTGGGCTCCATATTGCTTGGGatggttttctgttgtgtgaTCCGCctgtggaggaagagaaggcG GCGCCTCGCCGCAGCTTCGAGAGCCCGGCCCGacaccagcagctgcccctcACACCCGGACACCTGGactgcccaccccagcacctccaAGAGCTGGACCCAACACCAGCAGCCGTCACATGTGCCTGGAAAAGCGGCCCACCAGCCACGGAGCACCGGCGGGGAACCAGCCTCCACCAGCCCGGACGgccgcccggcccgcccgcctccGCCCCGGCCCAAATGGCTGTCCAACTCAGCCAGCCAGGTGTTGCGGGACCGGCCCAGCACCCTCCGGGCCCCGGAGAAACGGCAaccaccccctcgccccccaagcccatttctccagccctcctgcaAGGGCCTGGGGCAGTCCCGCCAGGATATGGATTTGGGGAGCAACGGGGAATGCGAGGGCCTATAG